A genomic window from Candidatus Bathyarchaeia archaeon includes:
- a CDS encoding glycosyltransferase gives MTILANALFWLGFVWLAYVYAGYPLFLWVAGFWRKFVPESREDYFPRVSVLISARNEEKDILWKVNETLSWNYPSDRLELLIASDASEDRTDEILRSIKDSRLKHIRIENRVGKNEALNRLVQIAMGDLLLFSDANSHIGKDCLQSMVRYFADARVGAVTGVEQTQTEEQTLTVVSGTRATLDYESHISRLESRMGSVLVCDGSLFIIRRALFHKLEPDLANDLELPLWIGSQGYALLFDSNARSIEKATRSAWEEFNRRRRVCGQGVLGFWRLRHCLRGLRAWQFFSHKILRWLTAVPLVCMFVTSATLSASPVFKMLLILQLVFYGLAMIGMWLNSKGHNARAIFSMPFYFVLVSTAAIVGIFQAWCGRRFAIWEVAMSSRGQENA, from the coding sequence ATGACGATCTTGGCCAATGCCCTCTTTTGGCTAGGTTTCGTGTGGCTGGCTTACGTGTACGCTGGCTATCCCTTATTTCTTTGGGTCGCTGGGTTTTGGCGCAAATTTGTGCCCGAGTCACGGGAAGACTACTTTCCGCGCGTGTCTGTTTTGATTTCCGCCCGAAACGAGGAAAAGGACATTCTCTGGAAAGTCAACGAGACCCTTTCCTGGAACTATCCATCTGACCGGTTGGAATTGCTCATTGCATCGGACGCCTCCGAGGACAGGACAGATGAAATTCTGCGGAGCATCAAAGATTCGCGTTTGAAACATATCCGAATCGAAAATCGCGTGGGCAAGAACGAGGCTTTGAACCGGCTCGTTCAGATCGCCATGGGCGATCTCCTCCTCTTCTCGGACGCAAATTCTCACATTGGAAAAGACTGCCTGCAAAGCATGGTCCGCTATTTCGCCGACGCGCGAGTGGGAGCAGTGACAGGAGTTGAGCAAACGCAAACCGAGGAGCAAACCCTCACCGTTGTCTCTGGGACTAGGGCGACACTGGATTACGAGTCGCACATTAGCCGCCTTGAGAGTCGGATGGGATCAGTACTCGTTTGTGACGGATCTCTGTTCATAATTCGCCGCGCTCTCTTCCATAAACTCGAGCCGGATTTGGCCAACGACCTTGAACTCCCGCTCTGGATTGGTAGCCAGGGTTATGCGCTGCTTTTCGATTCCAATGCGCGCTCAATCGAAAAAGCAACTCGCTCCGCCTGGGAAGAATTCAATCGCAGGCGGCGCGTTTGCGGCCAAGGCGTCTTGGGATTTTGGAGGCTTCGCCACTGCTTGCGGGGCCTTCGCGCCTGGCAATTCTTCTCGCACAAGATCTTGCGCTGGCTGACTGCGGTTCCATTGGTATGCATGTTTGTGACGAGTGCAACACTCTCAGCGTCGCCCGTTTTTAAGATGCTGCTGATTCTGCAGCTCGTTTTTTATGGCCTGGCCATGATCGGAATGTGGCTCAATTCCAAGGGGCACAATGCGCGCGCGATTTTTTCTATGCCCTTCTATTTTGTTCTGGTGAGTACAGCCGCAATCGTTGGAATCTTCCAAGCATGGTGTGGGCGTCGATTCGCCATATGGGAAGTTGCAATGTCGTCACGCGGGCAAGAAAATGCTTGA
- a CDS encoding XrtA system polysaccharide deacetylase — protein sequence MKCVFSVDVEDWFHILDLETTPDVKEWETLPSRVEQNFLRLLDLFEEHQARVTCFFLGWIGKRFPHLVKEAVKRGHEIASHGYAHQLVYQMTPEAFYQDAMQSREILEDISGRRLWGYRAAGFSVTRGTEWFFDKLIEAGYVYDSSVFPASRGHGGIKGAHLGPYWVQRLSGKIVEFPVSVVDVLGTPVCFFGGGYLRLFPYPIIRRMARRVLRDSRPVIFYVHPREIDADHPRLPMNWKRQFKSYVNLKSTLPKIRRLLDEFPLTSFEQMIREGMQGIATREAFVEGLLKIAPASDVAPAMASSREM from the coding sequence ATGAAGTGTGTCTTCTCTGTGGATGTTGAAGATTGGTTCCACATTTTGGATTTGGAGACTACTCCAGATGTGAAGGAATGGGAAACTCTTCCTTCCCGCGTCGAACAGAATTTCCTGCGGCTGCTGGATCTTTTCGAAGAACATCAGGCCCGAGTGACATGCTTCTTCTTGGGGTGGATTGGCAAGCGCTTTCCACATCTTGTCAAAGAGGCAGTAAAGCGTGGACACGAGATCGCCTCGCACGGCTACGCACACCAGCTCGTCTATCAGATGACCCCGGAGGCTTTCTATCAGGACGCCATGCAATCTCGGGAGATTCTGGAGGATATTTCTGGCAGGCGTCTGTGGGGATACCGCGCTGCTGGGTTCTCTGTCACGAGAGGCACGGAATGGTTTTTCGACAAGCTCATCGAGGCTGGATACGTTTACGATTCGTCAGTTTTCCCTGCTTCAAGGGGCCATGGCGGGATCAAAGGAGCTCATTTGGGTCCCTATTGGGTTCAGCGGCTTTCCGGAAAGATCGTGGAGTTCCCTGTCAGCGTGGTTGACGTGCTGGGAACACCAGTGTGCTTCTTCGGCGGCGGTTATCTTCGACTTTTTCCCTATCCAATCATCCGCAGGATGGCAAGAAGGGTGTTAAGAGATTCTCGCCCAGTCATCTTTTACGTGCACCCGCGCGAAATAGATGCCGATCATCCCCGGCTTCCCATGAACTGGAAACGTCAGTTTAAGTCGTATGTCAACCTGAAGTCCACATTGCCGAAGATTAGAAGACTGCTGGATGAGTTTCCGCTTACGAGTTTCGAGCAGATGATCCGTGAGGGAATGCAAGGGATTGCCACGCGCGAGGCCTTTGTGGAAGGGCTGCTGAAAATCGCTCCGGCTTCAGATGTGGCGCCCGCGATGGCTTCGAGTCGGGAGATGTAA